One window of the Niallia circulans genome contains the following:
- a CDS encoding MBL fold metallo-hydrolase has protein sequence MIKVKMYPAKNGDCFLISFGDKKKKHILIDCGYINTYEKFLKKDLVKIAQNNEKINLMIITHIDSDHISGAIKFIEDNNKNKFIEIDEVWFNAYRHLQNFKKGGYELQDNEKDILEREISLGKSHVKRANQDEITKDEISAKQGSTLGALLLQGKYNWNGKFNGGAVVSEDNNSIYIDDIRINVLSPDYDKLYKLEAYWVKELKKKKWNFTINDNKLFDDAYEYMQLMYEDDTTITVNEISKQRQEEAMNLEDYIGVEYPIDKSVNNGSSIAILIESNERKLLFLADAHPDIILDKLREIGQESFDLVKVSHHGSFKNTTSELALKLQSPKYLFSTNGFKHQHPDPQTIMKLLAANPNCEKQLYFNYKTETFNLFKREELQNKYNYKLIAGNGEEPLVIEL, from the coding sequence ATGATTAAAGTTAAAATGTACCCGGCAAAAAATGGAGATTGCTTCTTAATATCTTTTGGAGATAAAAAGAAAAAACACATATTGATAGATTGCGGATATATAAATACTTACGAAAAATTTTTGAAAAAAGATTTAGTGAAAATAGCTCAAAATAATGAAAAGATAAATTTAATGATTATTACTCATATAGATTCTGATCATATTTCAGGTGCAATAAAATTTATTGAAGATAATAATAAAAATAAATTCATTGAAATTGATGAAGTTTGGTTTAATGCATATCGTCACTTACAAAACTTTAAAAAGGGTGGATATGAATTACAAGATAATGAGAAGGATATATTAGAAAGGGAAATATCTTTAGGGAAATCGCATGTAAAACGAGCTAATCAAGATGAGATAACTAAAGATGAAATTAGTGCAAAACAAGGGTCAACTCTAGGTGCTTTGTTACTGCAGGGAAAATATAATTGGAATGGCAAATTTAATGGAGGGGCAGTTGTATCAGAAGACAATAATTCCATATACATAGATGATATTAGAATAAATGTACTGTCACCGGATTACGACAAGTTATATAAATTAGAAGCATATTGGGTCAAAGAATTAAAAAAGAAAAAATGGAATTTTACTATCAACGATAATAAATTATTTGATGATGCATATGAATATATGCAATTGATGTATGAGGATGATACTACAATAACTGTTAATGAAATTTCCAAGCAACGTCAGGAAGAAGCAATGAACTTAGAAGACTATATAGGAGTAGAATATCCTATTGATAAAAGTGTTAATAATGGTTCTTCAATCGCTATTTTAATAGAAAGTAATGAAAGAAAACTTTTGTTTTTGGCTGATGCTCATCCAGATATTATTCTTGATAAATTGAGAGAAATAGGCCAAGAAAGTTTTGATTTAGTAAAAGTATCACATCATGGAAGTTTTAAAAATACCACTAGCGAATTAGCTTTAAAATTGCAATCCCCGAAATATCTTTTTTCAACTAATGGTTTTAAACATCAACATCCGGATCCTCAAACCATAATGAAATTGTTAGCCGCTAATCCAAATTGTGAAAAACAATTATATTTTAATTACAAAACAGAAACTTTTAATTTATTTAA